The Neofelis nebulosa isolate mNeoNeb1 chromosome 16, mNeoNeb1.pri, whole genome shotgun sequence genome includes a window with the following:
- the PYY gene encoding peptide YY, giving the protein MVTVRRPWPAVATVLLALLACLGALVHAYPAKPEAPGEDASPEELSRYYASLRHYLNLVTRQRYGKRDSPEAVLSKLLFPDGEDRQVKSRPEGAYMW; this is encoded by the exons ATGGTGACGGTGCGCCGCCCGTGGCCCGCCGTGGCCACAGTGCTGCTGGCCCTGCTCGCCTGCCTGGGGGCGCTGGTCCACGCCTACCCCGCCAAACCCGAGGCTCCCGGCGAAGACGCGTCGCCGGAGGAGCTGAGCCGCTACTACGCGTCGCTGCGCCACTACCTCAATCTGGTCACTCGGCAGCG GTACGGGAAACGAGACAGCCCGGAAGCGGTCCTCTCGAAACTGCTCTTCCCCGACGGCGAGGACCGCCAGGTCAAATCACG GCCAGAAGGCGCGTACATGTGGTGA
- the PPY gene encoding pancreatic polypeptide prohormone produces the protein MPVARRCLSLLLLSACVALLLQPPLGARGAPLEPVYPGDNATPEQMAQYAAELRRYINMLTRPRYGKRDRGETLDILERGSPHAAAPRELSPMDV, from the exons ATGCCTGTCGCCCGCCGctgcctctccctgctgctcctgtccgcctgtgtggctctgttgCTGCAGCCACCGCTGGGTGCCCGGGGGGCCCCGCTGGAGCCGGTGTACCCGGGGGACAATGCCACGCCGGAGCAGATGGCCCAGTATGCGGCCGAGCTCCGCAGATACATCAACATGCTGACCAGGCCCAG GTatgggaaaagagacagaggagaaacGCTGGACATCTTGGAGCGGGGCTCTCCCCACGCAGCTGCCCCCAG GGAGCTCAGCCCGATGGACGTGTAA